A genomic segment from Sulfitobacter mediterraneus encodes:
- a CDS encoding amidase family protein translates to MTQVWQWTAAQTATAVRNKDISATEVTQAHLDRMAEVNPKINAVVQQFPDEALSAAQKVDQAIARGVDPGPLCGVPVTIKVNVDQAGHATTNGLQLQENLIAEADSPVVSNMRKAGAVIIGRTNTPAFSMRWFTKNNLHGLTLNPRNKAVTPGGSSGGAAAAVAAGIGAIGHGTDIAGSIRYPAYACGLQGLRPTLGRVPAYNASAPDRLIGAQLMAVSGPIARSIADIELSLMAMSAPDLRDPWHVAAPLTGGEFPKRAALVIAPDGMPVDDEVKAALRLAADQLKDAGWTVDEVRGPPMRRAAETNACLWMADTQLAATAMIEKEGDVEAQFVFEQMSNDAGDVGQEELMSALQTRVSLMREWDMFLQDYPVLICPVSGTLPFDQQQDVQSPEGFAALYEAQLTQRAVPAIGVPSLAVVMGETAGRPNGVQLVGPRYREDILLAAGAVIEAASGQPKAVDPNWG, encoded by the coding sequence ATGACCCAGGTTTGGCAATGGACCGCCGCCCAGACGGCCACTGCGGTCCGCAACAAGGACATTTCGGCCACCGAAGTGACGCAAGCGCATCTGGACCGCATGGCGGAGGTGAACCCCAAGATCAACGCCGTGGTGCAGCAGTTCCCCGACGAGGCATTGAGCGCGGCACAAAAGGTTGATCAGGCCATCGCGCGCGGCGTTGATCCCGGCCCGCTGTGCGGCGTGCCTGTCACCATCAAGGTCAATGTCGATCAGGCCGGGCATGCCACGACAAACGGCCTCCAGTTGCAGGAAAACCTGATCGCCGAGGCCGACAGCCCGGTGGTGTCCAACATGCGCAAGGCCGGCGCGGTCATCATCGGACGCACCAACACACCCGCCTTTTCAATGCGCTGGTTCACCAAGAACAATCTGCATGGGCTGACGTTGAATCCCCGCAACAAGGCCGTTACCCCCGGCGGGTCTTCCGGCGGTGCGGCAGCGGCGGTTGCGGCGGGCATTGGCGCGATCGGACATGGCACGGATATTGCCGGCTCCATCCGCTATCCGGCCTATGCCTGCGGATTGCAGGGGCTGCGGCCCACCCTGGGCCGGGTTCCGGCCTATAATGCATCGGCCCCCGATCGTTTGATCGGTGCGCAATTGATGGCGGTGTCCGGACCTATTGCCCGCAGTATTGCGGATATCGAGCTGTCCTTGATGGCCATGTCAGCCCCCGATCTGCGCGATCCGTGGCATGTCGCGGCACCTTTGACAGGTGGTGAGTTTCCAAAACGTGCCGCCCTCGTCATCGCGCCGGACGGCATGCCCGTTGATGATGAGGTCAAAGCGGCACTGAGACTGGCCGCCGATCAGCTCAAAGACGCAGGTTGGACGGTGGATGAGGTCCGCGGCCCGCCCATGCGCCGTGCCGCAGAAACAAACGCCTGCCTGTGGATGGCCGACACGCAACTGGCCGCAACCGCAATGATCGAAAAGGAAGGCGACGTTGAGGCGCAGTTCGTGTTTGAGCAGATGTCGAATGATGCAGGGGATGTGGGCCAAGAGGAACTGATGAGCGCCCTGCAAACCCGCGTAAGCCTGATGCGGGAATGGGACATGTTCTTGCAAGATTACCCGGTTTTGATCTGTCCGGTGTCCGGCACCCTGCCCTTTGATCAGCAACAGGATGTGCAATCTCCCGAAGGCTTTGCCGCCCTTTATGAGGCGCAGCTCACCCAAAGGGCAGTGCCGGCGATAGGCGTGCCGTCCCTCGCCGTGGTGATGGGGGAAACCGCAGGGCGGCCCAATGGTGTCCAACTGGTCGGCCCGCGTTACCGCGAGGATATACTGCTGGCGGCAGGTGCAGTGATCGAGGCGGCAAGTGGCCAGCCAAAAGCGGTGGATCCAAATTGGGGCTAG
- the phnE gene encoding phosphonate ABC transporter, permease protein PhnE — MPVQDLKGQKIWQRRTGRESLFHWMLWLIGIAVFAYCWQQISKSTTWFFVWDAPRIANDIWTRATPPKWDYIAQLGKPIWDTINIATLGTLFALILAVPVAFLAARNTTPSRFAVRPIALLIIVSTRSINSLIWALLLIAIIGPGVFAGVIAIAIRSIGFCAKLLYEAIEEIDETQVEAITATGASRWQVMAYGIVPQILPAFAGIAVFRWDINIRESTVLGLVGAGGIGLQLSSSLNVLAWPQVSLILLVILAAVVISEWVSAKVRGAII, encoded by the coding sequence ATGCCGGTACAAGACCTCAAAGGCCAAAAGATCTGGCAACGCCGGACGGGCCGGGAAAGCCTGTTTCACTGGATGCTCTGGCTGATCGGGATCGCCGTCTTTGCCTATTGCTGGCAACAGATTTCCAAATCAACAACCTGGTTCTTTGTCTGGGATGCGCCGCGCATCGCCAATGACATCTGGACCCGCGCCACCCCGCCGAAATGGGACTATATTGCGCAATTGGGCAAGCCGATCTGGGACACCATCAACATTGCCACATTGGGCACCCTGTTTGCATTGATCCTTGCGGTGCCAGTCGCGTTTTTGGCGGCGCGCAACACAACCCCGTCACGCTTTGCCGTGCGGCCCATTGCCTTGTTGATCATCGTGTCCACCCGGTCGATCAACTCACTGATCTGGGCGCTGCTTTTGATCGCGATCATTGGGCCGGGGGTCTTTGCGGGCGTCATCGCCATCGCAATCCGGTCCATCGGATTTTGTGCCAAGCTTCTCTACGAAGCCATTGAAGAGATTGACGAAACCCAGGTCGAGGCCATCACCGCCACCGGCGCTTCGCGTTGGCAGGTGATGGCCTATGGCATTGTGCCGCAGATCCTGCCGGCCTTTGCCGGGATCGCGGTGTTCCGCTGGGACATCAACATCCGCGAAAGCACGGTTCTGGGCCTGGTCGGCGCAGGCGGCATTGGTTTGCAACTGTCCTCCTCGCTCAATGTGCTGGCATGGCCCCAGGTGTCGCTGATCCTGCTGGTGATCCTGGCGGCGGTTGTGATCTCTGAATGGGTGTCGGCCAAGGTGCGCGGCGCGATCATCTAG
- the rpmA gene encoding 50S ribosomal protein L27: MAHKKAGGSSRNGRDSAGRRLGVKKYGGEAVIPGNIIVRQRGTKFWPAEGVGMGKDHTIFATVDGAVQFHKGLKNRTFISVLPVAEAAE, translated from the coding sequence ATGGCACATAAAAAAGCAGGCGGCTCATCCCGTAACGGACGCGACTCAGCTGGTCGTCGTCTTGGCGTGAAAAAATATGGCGGCGAAGCTGTCATCCCCGGCAACATCATCGTGCGTCAGCGCGGCACCAAGTTTTGGCCCGCCGAAGGCGTTGGCATGGGCAAAGATCACACGATCTTCGCAACTGTCGACGGCGCGGTTCAGTTCCACAAGGGACTGAAAAACCGCACGTTCATTTCTGTCCTGCCGGTGGCGGAGGCCGCAGAATAA
- a CDS encoding 50S ribosomal protein L21 — MFAVIKTGGKQYKVQSGDMLRVERIAASAGEKVQFNDVLMLGGDNPQVGAPVIEDAGVQAEVVDQIKGDKVINFVKRRRKHSSKRTKGHRQKLTLVKITEIMASGAGKSGVAAAVGTGSVSAAAVAAITGASADAAPAKPAKAKKAAAPKAEKAAAPKAEKKAAPKAKAAAGADDLKELSGVGPALEKKLHDAGVTTFAQIAAWTEADVAEMDEKLSFKGRIEREGWIAQAQEKTKG, encoded by the coding sequence ATGTTTGCGGTCATCAAGACTGGCGGTAAGCAATACAAGGTACAATCCGGCGACATGCTCCGGGTTGAACGTATTGCGGCAAGTGCCGGCGAAAAAGTTCAATTCAACGACGTTCTGATGCTGGGTGGTGATAACCCCCAGGTTGGTGCGCCGGTGATCGAAGATGCAGGCGTTCAAGCCGAAGTTGTCGATCAAATCAAAGGCGACAAGGTGATCAACTTTGTCAAACGCCGTCGTAAGCACTCGTCCAAGCGGACCAAGGGCCACCGTCAGAAGCTGACACTGGTCAAGATCACCGAGATCATGGCGTCCGGCGCTGGTAAGTCTGGCGTTGCGGCGGCTGTTGGTACAGGCTCCGTGAGCGCCGCTGCTGTTGCTGCTATCACTGGCGCATCCGCCGATGCCGCCCCTGCCAAGCCAGCCAAGGCCAAAAAGGCCGCGGCACCAAAGGCTGAAAAAGCTGCTGCCCCCAAGGCAGAAAAGAAAGCTGCACCAAAAGCCAAAGCGGCTGCTGGCGCGGATGATCTGAAAGAACTGTCCGGCGTTGGCCCGGCTCTGGAAAAGAAACTGCATGACGCGGGTGTCACAACCTTCGCACAGATCGCAGCCTGGACCGAAGCGGACGTTGCCGAGATGGACGAGAAACTGTCTTTCAAAGGCCGGATCGAGCGTGAAGGCTGGATCGCACAGGCTCAAGAAAAGACTAAAGGCTAA
- a CDS encoding DUF2059 domain-containing protein: MTAALRFPIFAVMMGLTLLLSHRPAEAADQQKLDAFLEVTGFDVALESIRLSADSAPQMLGIEADAFGSEWSRLVSEVFDTELMHGMALEILGTTLSDDLLVHAADFYASDLGKRLVQAENISHMIDEDGLKSEAGGAILAGLEQIGSPRVDILRDLNDATDVAGSSIRAIQEVQIRFLLAAAGAGVIELRMDEPDLREAMRSQEDDLRASVKQSALASSAYTYQAFSDEEVSIYAEALAHPKMQEVYALMNAVQYEIMANRFEAVAARLSGMQPSQDL; the protein is encoded by the coding sequence ATGACTGCCGCGCTTCGCTTTCCGATATTCGCCGTGATGATGGGGTTGACGCTTTTGCTGTCGCACCGGCCCGCTGAGGCGGCGGATCAACAAAAGCTTGATGCTTTTCTGGAAGTCACCGGATTTGACGTCGCGCTGGAGAGCATCCGGCTGTCAGCAGATTCCGCGCCGCAAATGTTGGGCATTGAGGCGGATGCCTTTGGCTCTGAATGGTCGCGGCTGGTCAGCGAGGTTTTTGACACCGAGCTGATGCATGGCATGGCTCTTGAGATCCTTGGCACCACGCTCAGCGATGATTTGCTGGTTCATGCCGCGGATTTCTACGCCAGCGATCTGGGCAAACGCTTGGTTCAGGCGGAGAACATCTCTCATATGATCGACGAGGACGGCCTGAAATCAGAGGCGGGCGGCGCAATTCTGGCCGGATTGGAACAAATCGGATCGCCGCGAGTGGATATCCTGCGTGATCTCAACGATGCCACCGATGTGGCGGGCAGCTCCATCCGGGCCATTCAGGAGGTGCAGATCCGGTTTCTGCTGGCCGCTGCCGGGGCAGGGGTGATTGAGCTGCGCATGGATGAGCCGGACCTGCGCGAGGCGATGCGCAGCCAGGAAGACGATCTGCGGGCCTCCGTCAAACAAAGTGCGCTGGCCAGTTCCGCCTATACTTATCAGGCGTTTTCGGATGAGGAGGTCAGCATCTATGCCGAGGCCCTTGCCCATCCCAAGATGCAGGAGGTCTATGCCCTGATGAACGCCGTGCAATACGAGATTATGGCAAACCGGTTTGAGGCAGTCGCGGCGCGCCTGTCGGGCATGCAGCCCAGTCAGGATTTGTAA
- the phnE gene encoding phosphonate ABC transporter, permease protein PhnE: MSDTAFDVAGRIGKPWKKPPFIQRPWLRWTLLLAALAYLIAAYMTIEVNWTRVYEGLERGKKFVLAFANPDFTTRSSDIYEGMKESIIMTVAASVVGIAISIPIALGAARNVAPLPVYLICRGIIAISRALQEIIVAILLVAIFGFGPLAGFLTLSFATIGFLSKLLAEDIESMDKVQAEAIKASGARWTQWINYGVQPQVMPRLIGLSMYRLDINFRESAILGLVGAGGIGATLNTAFDRYEYDTAAAILLIIIVIVMGLEYLSGVIRARVQ; encoded by the coding sequence ATGAGCGATACAGCCTTTGACGTCGCGGGCCGCATTGGCAAGCCGTGGAAAAAACCGCCCTTCATTCAGCGGCCCTGGCTGCGATGGACATTGCTGCTGGCCGCGCTCGCCTATTTGATCGCCGCATATATGACCATCGAAGTAAATTGGACGCGAGTCTATGAGGGGCTAGAACGGGGTAAAAAGTTCGTTCTTGCCTTTGCCAACCCCGACTTCACCACCCGGTCCTCTGACATCTACGAAGGCATGAAGGAAAGCATCATAATGACCGTCGCCGCCTCTGTGGTGGGGATCGCAATCTCGATCCCGATTGCCTTGGGTGCCGCCCGCAATGTTGCCCCTTTGCCGGTCTATCTGATCTGCCGCGGCATCATTGCCATCAGCCGCGCCTTGCAAGAGATCATCGTCGCCATCCTGCTGGTCGCGATCTTTGGCTTTGGGCCGCTTGCAGGTTTTCTCACGCTCAGCTTTGCCACCATCGGTTTTTTGTCCAAACTGCTGGCCGAAGACATCGAAAGCATGGACAAGGTGCAAGCCGAAGCGATCAAGGCCTCGGGCGCACGCTGGACGCAATGGATCAATTACGGCGTGCAACCGCAAGTCATGCCACGGCTTATCGGTCTTTCCATGTACCGTCTCGACATCAACTTTCGGGAAAGTGCGATCCTCGGACTTGTCGGTGCAGGCGGCATTGGCGCGACGTTGAATACCGCGTTTGACCGCTATGAATACGACACAGCGGCGGCGATCCTGCTGATTATCATCGTGATCGTCATGGGGCTGGAATACCTCTCCGGCGTGATCAGGGCACGGGTGCAATAA
- the phnD gene encoding phosphate/phosphite/phosphonate ABC transporter substrate-binding protein, which translates to MKLMNTLLSGAAFSLTLAIAGPAAAEDCPRGDLDKRFCDVNGDLIADTPTDPADQVDPDTLIFAYTPVEDPAVYKEAWSDFLTHLEKETGKSVVFFPVQNNAAQIEAMRSGRLHIAGFNTGSNPLAVNCAGFNPFTIMASKDGNFGYEMEIITYPGSGIEKVEDIKGKQLAFTSPTSNSGFKAPSAILKGDFDMLPERDFEPVYSGKHDNSILGVANKDYMAASIANSVKARMLSRDVITEDQVKVIYKSQTFPTTGFGTAHNLTPELKDKIRNAFFNFEWEGTSLQAEFEKSNEGQFLEMTYQEFWEVIRKIDAANGVSYACE; encoded by the coding sequence ATGAAATTAATGAACACTCTTTTGTCTGGTGCGGCTTTTTCGCTGACTTTGGCCATCGCCGGACCCGCCGCCGCTGAGGATTGCCCGCGCGGTGATCTGGACAAGCGATTTTGCGATGTGAACGGGGATCTGATTGCGGACACGCCCACAGATCCGGCCGATCAGGTCGATCCCGATACACTGATCTTTGCCTATACACCTGTCGAAGATCCCGCCGTCTATAAAGAGGCATGGTCTGATTTCCTGACCCATCTGGAGAAAGAGACCGGCAAGTCTGTGGTCTTCTTTCCCGTTCAGAACAACGCCGCCCAGATTGAGGCGATGCGGTCGGGACGTTTGCACATTGCGGGCTTCAACACCGGGTCCAACCCTTTGGCTGTGAACTGCGCCGGGTTTAACCCCTTTACCATTATGGCGTCCAAAGACGGCAATTTCGGCTACGAGATGGAGATCATCACGTACCCCGGTTCCGGCATCGAAAAGGTTGAGGACATCAAAGGCAAACAATTGGCCTTTACCTCGCCCACGTCAAACTCAGGCTTCAAAGCGCCAAGCGCGATTTTGAAAGGCGACTTTGACATGCTGCCAGAGCGGGACTTTGAACCGGTCTATTCGGGCAAGCATGACAATTCGATCCTGGGTGTGGCCAACAAAGACTACATGGCGGCCTCTATCGCCAATTCGGTCAAGGCGCGGATGCTGAGCCGGGACGTGATCACCGAAGATCAAGTCAAGGTGATCTACAAATCGCAAACCTTCCCCACCACCGGTTTTGGCACGGCACACAACCTCACGCCCGAGCTGAAGGACAAGATCCGCAACGCGTTCTTTAACTTTGAGTGGGAAGGCACATCGCTGCAGGCGGAGTTTGAGAAATCAAACGAGGGCCAATTCCTTGAGATGACCTATCAGGAATTCTGGGAAGTGATCCGCAAGATCGACGCGGCAAATGGCGTCAGCTACGCTTGCGAATAA
- the phnC gene encoding phosphonate ABC transporter ATP-binding protein, with amino-acid sequence MLRLEKLVKTYKTGDQALKAVDLEIPEGQVLALIGPSGAGKSTLIRCINRLVEPTSGNVYLGDVELTGLSSGMLRKERRRMGMIFQEYALVERLSVMENVLSGRLGYVGFWRSFLRRFPQTDVDEAFRLLDRVGLAHMADKRADELSGGQRQRVGICRALIQNPALLLVDEPTASLDPKTSRQIMRLICELCKERGLAAIINIHDVALAQRFVQRVIGLRFGEMVYDGPPDGLTPDKLTEIYGEEDWEATIEAVDEDELETEGAVL; translated from the coding sequence ATGCTGCGGCTTGAGAAGCTTGTGAAGACGTATAAGACCGGGGATCAGGCGCTGAAGGCGGTTGATCTGGAGATACCGGAAGGGCAGGTGTTGGCGCTTATCGGCCCATCGGGGGCGGGCAAGTCCACATTGATCCGGTGCATAAACCGATTGGTCGAACCGACCTCGGGCAATGTCTATTTGGGTGATGTTGAATTGACCGGCCTGTCCTCGGGGATGCTGCGCAAGGAACGCCGGCGCATGGGCATGATCTTTCAGGAATACGCCTTGGTGGAACGGCTTTCTGTGATGGAAAATGTACTGTCCGGGCGTTTGGGGTATGTCGGATTTTGGCGCAGCTTCCTGCGCCGGTTCCCGCAAACGGATGTCGACGAAGCGTTTCGCCTGCTGGACCGTGTCGGCCTTGCTCATATGGCGGACAAACGCGCGGATGAATTGTCTGGCGGGCAACGGCAACGGGTCGGCATTTGCCGCGCCTTGATCCAAAACCCCGCGCTTCTGCTGGTCGATGAACCGACCGCATCACTTGATCCCAAAACCTCCCGCCAGATCATGCGCCTGATTTGTGAGCTGTGCAAAGAACGCGGGCTGGCTGCGATCATCAACATCCATGATGTCGCCTTGGCCCAGAGGTTTGTTCAACGGGTGATTGGCCTGCGCTTTGGCGAGATGGTCTATGACGGGCCGCCCGATGGGCTGACGCCGGACAAACTGACCGAGATTTACGGCGAAGAAGACTGGGAAGCGACCATTGAGGCCGTCGATGAGGACGAGCTTGAGACCGAAGGTGCGGTGTTATGA
- a CDS encoding HAD-IIA family hydrolase, with product MNEAFAAYENVRHRLPAVTRGGACQRMAHLEAIADQIDVFLLDAFGVLNIGETAIEGVPARVARLQKAGKRVIVVSNAAGYPHADLMAKYARLGYDFAPEDVITSRKTILHGLRSEPARRWGLMANKALGRADLDGLDVTYLMDDPQPYDRAEAFLLLGSAIWTAARQDLLISSLRANPRPVYVGNPDIVAPRETGFSTEPGHFAHDLADATGIAPQFFGKPFGNIFDMAFDLLGGIDPNRTVMVGDSLHTDILGGQAAGIKTALISGYGFFGGHDVDGPIATSGIQPDFILDRP from the coding sequence ATGAACGAAGCATTTGCGGCGTACGAAAACGTGCGCCACCGCTTGCCCGCAGTGACCCGTGGTGGCGCCTGTCAAAGAATGGCGCATCTCGAAGCGATTGCCGACCAGATTGATGTTTTCCTTCTGGATGCGTTCGGGGTGTTGAACATCGGCGAGACCGCAATCGAGGGCGTGCCCGCGCGCGTGGCAAGACTTCAAAAGGCAGGCAAACGGGTGATCGTTGTCTCCAATGCGGCAGGCTACCCCCATGCGGATCTGATGGCGAAATACGCCCGCCTTGGCTATGATTTTGCGCCCGAAGACGTGATCACCAGCCGCAAGACCATCCTGCATGGCCTGCGCTCAGAACCTGCGCGGCGCTGGGGCTTGATGGCGAACAAGGCGCTTGGACGGGCGGATCTGGACGGGCTTGATGTCACCTATCTAATGGATGATCCGCAGCCCTACGACCGCGCTGAGGCCTTTTTGCTGCTTGGCAGCGCGATCTGGACCGCGGCGCGGCAAGACCTGTTGATCAGCTCTTTGCGGGCCAATCCAAGGCCCGTTTACGTGGGCAACCCCGACATCGTCGCGCCGCGTGAGACCGGCTTTTCCACAGAACCGGGGCACTTTGCCCATGATCTCGCAGACGCAACCGGCATCGCGCCGCAGTTCTTTGGCAAGCCGTTCGGCAATATCTTTGACATGGCGTTTGACCTGCTTGGCGGGATTGATCCGAACCGCACTGTGATGGTCGGCGATAGCCTGCACACAGATATTCTGGGCGGGCAGGCGGCAGGGATCAAAACCGCTTTGATATCGGGCTATGGTTTTTTTGGTGGCCATGATGTGGATGGGCCAATTGCGACCTCGGGCATTCAGCCGGATTTCATTCTGGACCGCCCCTGA
- a CDS encoding DUF2147 domain-containing protein encodes MKFSKLLFPLVFCMFSAGPAAADWPVGLWQSPPDTSGLVVHVRTKPCGRSICGQIERTKDRFGYDTPSSFVGRRMLLDMQIQPDGSYQGKIWEPQGNRVLASRMQVSGNIMRFQNCDSGTCVNVDWTRLR; translated from the coding sequence ATGAAGTTTTCTAAACTGTTGTTTCCGCTTGTATTTTGCATGTTCTCTGCCGGTCCGGCAGCGGCAGATTGGCCTGTGGGCTTGTGGCAATCACCGCCTGACACATCCGGTCTTGTCGTGCATGTGCGCACCAAGCCTTGCGGCCGGTCGATCTGTGGCCAGATTGAGCGGACAAAAGACAGGTTCGGCTATGACACACCGTCCAGTTTTGTCGGCCGCCGGATGCTGCTGGATATGCAGATCCAGCCAGATGGCAGCTATCAAGGCAAGATATGGGAGCCGCAAGGCAACCGCGTCCTGGCCTCGCGAATGCAGGTGAGCGGAAACATTATGCGGTTCCAGAACTGCGACAGCGGAACCTGTGTGAACGTCGACTGGACCCGCCTGCGTTGA